From Halomarina salina, the proteins below share one genomic window:
- a CDS encoding alpha/beta hydrolase, with translation MRAQEPHPEIQAFIDETEDAPAFHEMPMEEVRGMTVGVFSVEEPTPVGEVVDRTIPGEGGELPIRIYVPEGDGPFPVTMFFHGGGFVSGNLESHDELCRVLANDTGVAVVAVDYRLAPEDPFPAAVEDAYTATEWVAENADEFGGDASRLAVAGDSAGGNLAAVVAHMARDRGGPDLRYQLLLYPTVSPHLDWPSAEENGEGYFITAEDLAWFDEQYFEHEIDAMNVYASPLLAADFEDLPPATVVTAGFDPLRDQGVAYAERLEDAGVAVTHHHYDDVIHAFVQMGVAPFGFERSAEAFDDAAGDLRDALAE, from the coding sequence ATGCGTGCACAAGAGCCACATCCCGAGATTCAGGCGTTCATCGACGAGACCGAGGACGCGCCGGCCTTCCACGAGATGCCGATGGAGGAGGTCCGGGGGATGACCGTAGGCGTCTTCTCGGTGGAGGAGCCGACTCCCGTCGGGGAGGTCGTCGACCGGACGATACCGGGTGAAGGGGGAGAGCTACCGATTCGAATCTACGTCCCGGAGGGCGACGGGCCGTTCCCGGTGACGATGTTCTTCCACGGCGGCGGGTTCGTCTCGGGGAATCTGGAGAGTCACGACGAACTGTGTCGGGTGCTGGCGAACGACACCGGGGTAGCAGTCGTCGCCGTCGACTACCGTCTGGCACCGGAGGACCCCTTCCCGGCGGCGGTCGAGGACGCCTACACCGCGACCGAGTGGGTCGCGGAGAACGCAGACGAGTTCGGCGGTGACGCCAGCAGACTCGCCGTCGCTGGCGACTCCGCCGGGGGGAACCTCGCGGCCGTCGTCGCGCACATGGCCCGCGACCGGGGCGGTCCCGACCTCCGGTACCAGTTGCTCCTCTACCCGACCGTGTCGCCGCACCTGGACTGGCCGTCCGCCGAGGAGAACGGCGAGGGCTACTTCATCACCGCCGAGGACCTGGCGTGGTTCGACGAGCAGTACTTCGAGCACGAGATCGACGCGATGAACGTCTACGCCTCGCCGCTCCTCGCGGCCGACTTCGAGGACCTGCCCCCGGCGACGGTCGTGACGGCGGGCTTCGACCCGCTTCGCGACCAGGGCGTCGCGTACGCCGAGCGACTGGAAGACGCCGGCGTCGCGGTGACCCACCACCACTACGACGACGTCATCCACGCGTTCGTCCAGATGGGGGTCGCACCGTTCGGCTTCGAGCGCTCCGCCGAGGCGTTCGACGACGCCGCAGGCGACCTGCGCGACGCGCTCGCGGAGTGA
- a CDS encoding haloacid dehalogenase type II encodes MDSTFDPDRVERVTFDSYGTLVDTSVAASVLDGVVDDPDAVAARWRENALFFSVVAGDLDEYETYDDLHEMGLRDALRTEGVDPDEVDTAELNDVYHRLEPYPDVAPAFERLANAGYGPAILSNGDPAMLDSLVESLGVGETVSECVSADEIRTFKPSRELYDHAATRLDGTVESVAHVTAHWMDVQGATNAGMQGVWLNRTGGEWTAFGSDPSLVVDSLDDLCDLLDC; translated from the coding sequence ATGGACTCGACTTTCGACCCGGACCGCGTCGAGCGGGTGACGTTCGACTCCTACGGCACGCTCGTCGACACGAGCGTGGCCGCGTCGGTGCTCGACGGAGTCGTCGACGACCCGGACGCCGTCGCGGCCCGCTGGCGGGAGAACGCGCTGTTCTTCTCGGTCGTCGCGGGCGACCTCGACGAGTACGAGACGTACGACGACCTGCACGAGATGGGGTTGCGCGACGCCCTCCGGACGGAGGGAGTAGACCCCGACGAGGTGGACACCGCCGAGCTGAACGACGTCTACCACCGCCTCGAACCGTACCCCGACGTCGCCCCCGCCTTCGAGCGACTCGCTAACGCCGGGTACGGGCCGGCCATCCTCTCGAACGGCGACCCGGCGATGCTCGACTCGCTGGTCGAGTCGCTCGGCGTCGGAGAGACGGTGAGCGAGTGCGTCAGCGCCGACGAGATTCGGACGTTCAAGCCGTCGCGAGAACTCTACGACCACGCCGCCACGCGCCTCGACGGGACGGTGGAGTCCGTCGCGCACGTCACGGCCCACTGGATGGACGTCCAGGGAGCGACGAACGCCGGGATGCAGGGCGTCTGGCTGAACCGCACGGGCGGCGAGTGGACGGCGTTCGGAAGCGACCCGTCGCTCGTCGTCGACTCGCTCGACGACCTGTGCGACCTGCTCGACTGCTGA
- a CDS encoding CocE/NonD family hydrolase, with product MTSTPEYSVHVDLDVMVEMRDGTRLATDVFRPADPGTGEPLDEPVPALLERTPYDKRGNLQRHGEWFAERGYAVAVQDVRGRFRSEGEFYIFVNEPEDGHDTVEWLAEQPYCDGQVGTLGSSYGAWVQSGLATQDPPHLEAMFVNQGAANGWEATFRHNGAFELRWLCWAFVHGSGFAKRALEDPDLQTMLANVDTRDLLADGPVRKGESPLRHLPNYEEWAFDVMTTDGTDELWQRPGLNFEAHYEESADVPTVYAGAWYDSYAKATCDNFEALAERKESDHFLVMGPWTHGWEAYPLPSWKKTYSGELEFGPESTIDYQTLRLRFFDHYLKGRDTWTDQPTVQYWQMGTGDGRKTGEGRLFHGGEWRTADEWPLPDTEFTRYYAHPNGRLSPEEPAVDVASTTYRFDPSNPVPTVGGNCSSYAAFEQRDEPLLEYPLSERKKLNITGSGGYDQRTRPDTFGAEAPYGPLERRSDVLVYRTPPLEEAVEITGPITVRVHAETDAPDTDFTAKLLDEYPPSKEFPQGFAANLSDSICRARYRGYRTEPDFVEPDTVYEFEMEPYPTANVFEAGHSIRLDVSSSNFPRYDVNDNTGGSLYGGRDRRVAHNTVYHCREYPTHVELPVRSVVGRE from the coding sequence ATGACATCGACTCCGGAGTACAGTGTGCACGTCGACCTCGACGTGATGGTCGAGATGCGCGACGGGACGCGGCTGGCGACGGACGTGTTCCGTCCGGCGGACCCCGGGACGGGCGAGCCGCTCGACGAACCGGTTCCCGCCCTGCTCGAACGGACGCCGTACGACAAGCGGGGCAACCTCCAGCGCCACGGCGAGTGGTTCGCCGAGCGCGGCTACGCCGTCGCCGTCCAGGACGTCCGCGGCCGGTTCCGGAGCGAGGGCGAGTTCTACATCTTCGTGAACGAACCCGAGGACGGCCACGACACGGTCGAGTGGCTGGCCGAGCAGCCCTACTGCGACGGCCAGGTCGGGACGCTCGGGTCGTCGTACGGCGCTTGGGTCCAGTCCGGGCTGGCGACGCAGGACCCGCCACACCTCGAAGCGATGTTCGTCAACCAGGGTGCGGCCAACGGCTGGGAGGCGACGTTCCGGCACAACGGCGCGTTCGAACTGCGCTGGCTCTGCTGGGCGTTCGTCCACGGCAGCGGGTTCGCCAAGCGCGCGCTGGAGGACCCCGACCTCCAGACGATGCTGGCGAACGTCGACACCCGCGACCTGCTGGCCGACGGCCCGGTCCGGAAGGGAGAGTCGCCACTGCGGCACCTCCCGAACTACGAGGAGTGGGCGTTCGACGTCATGACGACCGACGGGACGGACGAACTCTGGCAGCGACCCGGACTCAACTTCGAGGCGCACTACGAGGAGAGCGCCGACGTCCCGACGGTGTACGCCGGGGCGTGGTACGACTCGTACGCGAAGGCGACCTGCGACAACTTCGAGGCGCTCGCCGAGCGGAAGGAGAGCGACCACTTCCTCGTGATGGGACCGTGGACCCACGGCTGGGAGGCGTACCCGCTGCCGTCCTGGAAGAAGACGTACTCGGGGGAACTGGAGTTCGGCCCGGAGTCGACCATCGACTACCAGACCCTCCGCCTCCGCTTCTTCGACCACTACCTGAAGGGCCGGGACACCTGGACCGACCAGCCGACCGTCCAGTACTGGCAGATGGGTACCGGGGACGGCCGGAAGACGGGCGAAGGGCGACTGTTCCACGGCGGCGAGTGGCGGACGGCCGACGAATGGCCCCTGCCGGACACCGAGTTCACGCGGTACTACGCCCATCCAAATGGCCGCCTCTCGCCCGAGGAACCGGCCGTCGACGTCGCCTCGACGACGTACCGGTTCGATCCGTCGAATCCAGTTCCTACCGTCGGCGGGAACTGTTCGTCGTACGCCGCGTTCGAGCAGCGCGACGAGCCGCTGCTGGAGTATCCGCTCTCCGAGCGCAAGAAGCTCAACATCACCGGGAGCGGCGGCTACGACCAGCGAACGCGTCCCGACACGTTCGGGGCGGAGGCGCCGTACGGCCCGCTCGAACGCCGGAGCGACGTGCTCGTCTACCGGACGCCACCGCTGGAGGAGGCCGTCGAGATAACGGGTCCCATCACCGTCCGCGTCCACGCCGAGACGGACGCGCCGGACACCGACTTCACCGCGAAACTCCTCGACGAGTACCCGCCCTCGAAAGAGTTCCCGCAGGGGTTCGCGGCGAACCTCTCGGACTCCATCTGTCGCGCACGCTACCGCGGCTACCGGACCGAACCTGACTTCGTGGAACCCGACACCGTCTACGAGTTCGAGATGGAGCCGTACCCGACGGCGAACGTGTTCGAGGCGGGCCACTCGATTCGCCTCGACGTCTCCTCCTCGAACTTCCCGCGGTACGACGTGAACGACAACACCGGTGGGTCGCTGTACGGTGGCCGCGACCGTCGAGTCGCTCACAACACGGTGTACCACTGCCGGGAGTATCCGACGCACGTCGAACTGCCGGTTCGGTCTGTCGTCGGTCGGGAGTAG
- a CDS encoding CTP-dependent riboflavin kinase, with translation MTFTVEGAVTSGLGRGEEFVALPGYARQFEEKLGYEPFPGTLNLALSRSVADQFATLQSVTIEGWSEDGRSFGAVDCYPTTLVSVDASVRVHAIVPRRTDHDASTIELVSPVKLRDRFDLSDDDRVSIRVASREEQETPNRSTD, from the coding sequence GTGACGTTCACGGTAGAAGGGGCAGTGACGAGCGGTCTCGGCCGTGGCGAGGAGTTCGTCGCGCTACCGGGGTACGCGCGGCAGTTCGAGGAGAAGCTCGGGTACGAGCCGTTCCCCGGCACGCTGAACCTCGCGCTCTCCCGCTCGGTGGCCGACCAGTTCGCGACACTCCAGTCGGTCACCATCGAGGGGTGGAGCGAGGACGGCCGGTCGTTCGGCGCGGTCGACTGCTATCCGACCACGCTCGTCTCCGTGGACGCCTCGGTCCGGGTACACGCCATCGTCCCTCGGCGGACCGACCACGACGCGTCGACGATAGAACTGGTCTCGCCGGTGAAGCTGCGAGACCGGTTCGACCTGAGCGACGACGACCGGGTGTCGATTCGCGTCGCCTCGCGCGAGGAACAGGAGACGCCGAACCGGTCGACGGACTGA
- a CDS encoding fumarylacetoacetate hydrolase family protein, whose translation MRIGQFSGSDAETPWCGALLDEETVVDLHTAGMEAGIDIPRGTAALLDQWNWEEKASLAVEFAEEAGVAQHDRDSLERHEPVSDPEKIVCVGLNYRDHAEEGDNPIPDEPVLFSKFPTTLVGPGDDVVWDPSYAEQVDYEAELVVVVGREARDVSADEALDHVAGVTVGNDVSARDLQHGDGQWVRGKSLDTFAPTGPDLVTLDDIDDPHDLDIWTEVNGDRVQDSTTANLIFGLDELVSFCSRAFTLKPGDLIFTGTPPGVGVYREPQVLLDDGDSVTVGIEGVGELTNGCRHR comes from the coding sequence ATGCGTATTGGGCAATTCAGCGGTTCGGACGCGGAGACGCCGTGGTGTGGCGCGCTACTGGACGAGGAGACGGTGGTCGATCTCCACACGGCGGGCATGGAGGCCGGAATCGATATCCCCAGGGGGACGGCCGCCCTGCTCGACCAGTGGAACTGGGAGGAGAAGGCCTCGCTCGCGGTCGAGTTCGCCGAGGAGGCGGGTGTCGCACAGCACGACCGCGACTCGCTGGAGAGACACGAACCGGTGTCGGACCCGGAGAAGATCGTCTGCGTCGGCCTGAACTACCGCGACCACGCCGAGGAGGGGGACAACCCCATCCCCGACGAACCGGTGCTGTTCTCGAAGTTCCCGACCACGCTCGTCGGACCGGGCGACGACGTCGTCTGGGACCCGAGCTACGCCGAGCAGGTCGACTACGAGGCGGAACTCGTCGTCGTCGTCGGCCGGGAGGCGCGGGACGTCTCGGCGGACGAGGCGCTCGACCACGTCGCGGGCGTCACGGTCGGCAACGACGTCTCGGCGCGCGACCTCCAGCACGGCGACGGCCAGTGGGTCCGGGGGAAGAGCCTCGACACGTTCGCGCCGACCGGTCCGGACCTCGTGACGCTCGACGACATCGACGACCCCCACGACCTCGACATCTGGACGGAGGTGAACGGCGACCGGGTCCAGGACTCGACGACGGCGAACCTCATCTTCGGCCTCGACGAACTCGTCTCCTTCTGCAGTCGCGCGTTCACGCTGAAACCGGGCGACCTGATATTCACCGGGACGCCCCCGGGCGTGGGCGTCTACCGGGAGCCACAGGTGCTGCTCGACGACGGCGACAGCGTGACCGTCGGTATCGAAGGTGTGGGAGAGCTGACGAACGGCTGTCGACACCGCTGA
- the ribB gene encoding 3,4-dihydroxy-2-butanone-4-phosphate synthase has product MWSDTLLPDSYSYPQKEIRETLDDAIEAFGHGEPVLVHDDADRENEVDLVYPAHAVTPSDVARMRNDAGGLICVALSHDVAETFDLPFLHDAVDHPAGRTTDIQYDDRSSFSLTVNHRETFTGVVDNDRARTIAELGAAARNPAAADFAGEFDTPGHVHLLRAAPGLLDDRQGHTELGIALADLADVPPAVVVCEMLDDETGGALSRSSAKSYARDTDSVFLNGSTVLEAVRAD; this is encoded by the coding sequence GTGTGGAGTGATACGCTACTACCGGACAGTTACAGCTACCCCCAGAAGGAGATTCGGGAGACCCTCGACGACGCCATCGAGGCGTTCGGCCACGGGGAACCGGTGCTCGTCCACGACGACGCCGACCGGGAGAACGAGGTGGACCTGGTGTACCCCGCACACGCCGTCACGCCGTCTGACGTGGCGCGGATGCGCAACGACGCCGGCGGCCTCATCTGCGTGGCGCTCTCCCACGACGTGGCGGAGACGTTCGACCTCCCGTTCCTCCACGACGCAGTCGACCACCCCGCCGGACGGACGACTGACATCCAGTACGACGACCGCTCGTCGTTCTCGCTGACGGTGAACCACCGCGAGACGTTCACGGGCGTCGTCGACAACGACCGAGCACGTACCATCGCCGAACTCGGCGCGGCGGCCCGCAACCCCGCGGCGGCGGACTTCGCCGGGGAGTTCGACACGCCGGGCCACGTCCACCTGCTGCGGGCCGCACCGGGCCTCCTCGACGACCGGCAGGGCCACACCGAACTCGGCATCGCGCTCGCGGACCTCGCCGACGTCCCGCCGGCGGTCGTCGTCTGCGAGATGCTCGACGACGAGACCGGCGGTGCGCTCTCACGGTCCAGCGCGAAGTCCTACGCGCGGGACACCGACTCGGTGTTCCTGAACGGCAGCACCGTCCTCGAAGCGGTTCGGGCCGACTGA
- a CDS encoding iron-containing alcohol dehydrogenase has product MVAQDPSRESRLVVSPGNIELGRGAVETLGEYATTYGRKVLLVASEEIYAIHGETVESVLDEAGVETVVYDEVRPDPTVENIESAHALYRDEDCDVIVTLGGGSSIDTGKGVGILATNDGEIRDFGVDVAGYEGVPNPTPPLVAVNTTTGTGSEATRSVVVSDESTSTKFLIVSKNVVPTVAIEDPELTLSLPQSHTAFTGIDALTHAVEAYVSVESWSVPDEFATSAIRRMSRALPKAWADGENVEARTETLIGQLQAGQAFTNSSVALVHGMARPLGAQLHIPHGLANGLLLPYVMEFSLMAAPEEYADIARAMGVADEDDPDREAAEAAVEGVYRLCEDITLTSYLDDHGTIPTREEYADVVGKMAQDAVDSGSPDNNPRKPTVEEIEELFLHVYDDALAPDAPRRS; this is encoded by the coding sequence AGGTGCTCCTCGTCGCCTCTGAAGAGATATACGCCATCCACGGCGAGACCGTCGAGTCCGTCCTCGACGAGGCCGGTGTGGAGACCGTCGTCTACGACGAGGTCAGGCCGGACCCGACCGTCGAGAACATCGAGTCGGCGCACGCGCTGTACCGCGACGAGGACTGCGACGTTATCGTGACGCTCGGTGGCGGGTCGTCGATAGACACGGGGAAGGGCGTCGGCATCCTCGCGACCAACGACGGCGAGATACGCGACTTCGGCGTCGACGTCGCGGGCTACGAGGGCGTCCCGAACCCGACGCCGCCGCTCGTCGCGGTCAACACCACGACGGGGACCGGCAGCGAGGCGACGCGCTCGGTCGTCGTGAGCGACGAGTCGACGTCGACGAAGTTCCTCATCGTCTCGAAGAACGTCGTTCCGACCGTCGCCATCGAGGACCCGGAACTGACGCTCTCGCTCCCGCAGAGCCACACCGCGTTCACCGGTATCGACGCGCTCACGCACGCGGTCGAGGCGTACGTCTCCGTCGAGTCCTGGAGCGTCCCGGACGAGTTCGCCACCTCGGCCATCCGGCGGATGTCCCGCGCGCTCCCGAAGGCGTGGGCCGACGGGGAGAACGTCGAGGCGCGGACGGAGACGCTCATCGGCCAGTTGCAGGCGGGGCAGGCGTTCACGAACTCCTCCGTCGCGCTGGTCCACGGGATGGCCCGACCACTGGGGGCGCAGCTCCACATCCCGCACGGCCTCGCGAACGGGTTGCTCCTCCCGTACGTGATGGAGTTCTCGCTGATGGCGGCCCCGGAGGAGTACGCCGACATTGCGCGGGCGATGGGCGTCGCCGACGAGGACGACCCCGACCGGGAGGCTGCCGAGGCCGCCGTCGAGGGCGTCTACCGGCTCTGTGAGGACATCACACTCACCTCCTACCTCGACGACCACGGGACGATTCCCACCCGCGAGGAGTACGCGGACGTCGTCGGCAAGATGGCCCAGGACGCCGTCGACTCCGGGTCGCCCGACAACAACCCCCGGAAGCCGACCGTCGAGGAGATCGAGGAGCTGTTCCTACACGTCTACGACGACGCGCTCGCTCCCGACGCGCCACGCCGGTCCTGA
- a CDS encoding CoA-acylating methylmalonate-semialdehyde dehydrogenase — translation MPSSAEMTDLDEVRNYVDGDWTTSTGGEQFDVTDPATGERLSTLRFSSDDEVDEAVSAANDAFQSWKETAVEERIQPLFRLKQLLEEHQDDIARTLVSEHGKTFGEAKGELRRGIENVEVACGIPKMMQAGTLSNAAPNIDESAVRQPLGVFAAVTPFNFPGMIPLWFLPYAVATGNSFVLKPSERDPLTSQYLFELIDEAGFPPGVVSLVNGGADTVSALIEHDDVAGISFVGSTPVARSIYEQAAAAGKRVQAQGGAKNHVIVSDSADIEFAAAQSVSSALACSGERCLANDVILVDESVYDEFRDATLAEIESQVLGNGLDEETTIGPLITEEHEQSVRDMVQTGVDEGADLVYDGRDQTVEEYPDGNFLGPCLFEDVTPDMTLAQEEIFGPVVCLVSVSDLDEALEVLNGSRFGNAASLFTESGRDARRFKQEAEAGNLAINAGTAAPMAFFHFGGMKESFFGDLHAQGEDMIHFYTDKKITIERWDY, via the coding sequence ATGCCTTCATCAGCGGAGATGACCGACCTCGACGAGGTTCGCAACTACGTCGACGGCGACTGGACCACGAGTACGGGCGGGGAGCAGTTCGACGTGACCGACCCCGCGACAGGAGAGCGGCTGTCGACCCTCCGGTTCAGTTCCGACGACGAGGTCGACGAGGCCGTCTCGGCGGCCAACGACGCGTTCCAGTCGTGGAAGGAGACGGCCGTCGAGGAGCGCATCCAGCCGCTGTTCAGACTGAAGCAACTGCTCGAAGAGCACCAGGACGACATCGCGCGCACGCTCGTCAGCGAACACGGGAAGACGTTCGGCGAGGCGAAGGGGGAACTCCGACGGGGCATCGAGAACGTCGAGGTGGCCTGTGGCATCCCGAAGATGATGCAGGCCGGGACGCTCTCGAACGCCGCGCCGAACATCGACGAGAGCGCCGTCCGCCAGCCGCTGGGGGTGTTCGCGGCCGTCACGCCGTTCAACTTCCCCGGCATGATTCCGCTCTGGTTCCTCCCCTACGCGGTGGCGACCGGCAACAGCTTCGTCCTGAAGCCCAGCGAGCGCGACCCGCTGACCTCCCAGTACCTGTTCGAGCTCATCGACGAGGCCGGGTTCCCGCCGGGCGTCGTCAGCCTCGTCAACGGCGGCGCGGACACCGTGTCGGCGCTCATCGAACACGACGACGTGGCGGGCATCTCGTTCGTCGGGAGCACGCCCGTCGCCCGCTCCATCTACGAGCAAGCCGCGGCGGCTGGCAAGCGCGTGCAGGCGCAGGGCGGGGCGAAGAACCACGTCATTGTCAGCGACAGCGCCGATATCGAGTTCGCGGCCGCGCAGTCCGTGAGTTCGGCGCTCGCCTGTTCCGGCGAGCGCTGCCTCGCGAACGACGTTATCCTCGTCGACGAGTCGGTGTACGACGAGTTCCGTGACGCGACGCTGGCGGAGATAGAGTCACAGGTGCTCGGGAACGGTCTCGACGAGGAGACGACCATCGGCCCGCTCATCACCGAGGAGCACGAGCAGTCCGTCCGCGACATGGTCCAGACGGGCGTCGACGAGGGCGCGGACCTCGTCTACGACGGCCGCGACCAGACCGTCGAGGAGTACCCGGACGGCAACTTCCTCGGGCCGTGCCTGTTCGAGGACGTGACCCCCGACATGACGCTCGCCCAGGAGGAGATATTCGGCCCCGTCGTCTGTCTCGTCTCGGTGTCGGACCTCGACGAGGCGCTGGAGGTGCTCAACGGGAGTCGGTTCGGCAACGCGGCCAGCCTGTTCACCGAGAGCGGCCGCGACGCCCGCCGGTTCAAGCAGGAGGCGGAGGCCGGCAACCTCGCCATCAACGCCGGGACGGCCGCGCCGATGGCGTTCTTCCACTTCGGCGGGATGAAGGAGTCGTTCTTCGGCGACCTGCACGCCCAGGGCGAGGACATGATCCACTTCTACACGGACAAGAAGATCACAATCGAGCGCTGGGACTACTGA
- a CDS encoding TatD family hydrolase: MSQQPAEYPTRRPTDESYLDADRFDPPTSLLNLPWVDCHNHAHTLSWEDRERYSLSGCAAMVMVASGYHWTPYKPVAAEDVQFLWDDVINRKRAIERDHLFDANLALGVHTGVRIEDPDTLLDRMAEYSRLDDVVAIGETGITPAQHAESWALDEQRAVVGSQMELAADEDLPVILHTPNVGTDSGPEYRSGIGLPGYESNTSLVQEPVLTGENPALESVKIDVEVAADAGLPEDRIVASHADTNNVEYLLEETDCHVSFTVGYPWLTGIDATDVANTIEEYGPDRVMMDTDCANILKTDVFSVKRSILELYRQGIDEDTIRQVVLENPRDVFGLD, encoded by the coding sequence ATGTCACAGCAGCCAGCCGAGTACCCGACTCGCCGACCGACGGACGAGTCGTACCTCGACGCCGACCGGTTCGACCCGCCGACGTCGCTCCTCAACCTGCCGTGGGTCGACTGTCACAACCACGCCCACACGCTGTCGTGGGAGGACCGCGAGCGCTACTCGCTGTCGGGCTGTGCGGCGATGGTGATGGTCGCGTCGGGCTACCACTGGACGCCGTACAAGCCCGTCGCCGCCGAGGACGTCCAGTTCCTCTGGGACGACGTCATCAACAGGAAGCGGGCCATCGAGCGCGACCACCTCTTCGACGCGAACCTCGCACTGGGCGTCCACACCGGCGTCCGCATCGAGGACCCCGACACGCTGCTCGACCGGATGGCCGAGTACAGCCGCCTCGACGACGTCGTCGCCATCGGCGAGACGGGCATCACGCCCGCCCAGCACGCCGAGTCGTGGGCCCTGGACGAGCAGCGAGCGGTCGTCGGGTCGCAGATGGAACTCGCCGCCGACGAGGACCTGCCGGTCATCCTCCACACGCCGAACGTCGGGACCGACTCGGGGCCGGAGTACCGGTCGGGAATCGGGCTGCCGGGCTACGAGAGCAACACGTCGCTCGTCCAGGAGCCGGTCCTGACCGGCGAGAACCCGGCGCTGGAGTCGGTGAAGATAGACGTCGAGGTGGCCGCCGACGCCGGCCTACCCGAGGACCGCATCGTCGCCTCCCACGCCGACACGAACAACGTCGAGTACCTGCTGGAGGAGACCGACTGCCACGTCAGCTTCACGGTCGGCTACCCGTGGCTGACCGGCATCGACGCGACCGACGTCGCGAACACCATCGAGGAGTACGGGCCCGACCGCGTCATGATGGACACGGACTGCGCGAACATCCTCAAGACGGACGTGTTCTCCGTCAAACGCAGCATCCTCGAACTCTACCGACAGGGCATCGACGAGGACACCATCCGGCAGGTCGTGCTGGAGAACCCGCGCGACGTGTTCGGTCTCGACTGA
- a CDS encoding CaiB/BaiF CoA transferase family protein has protein sequence MSQNKILDGVTVLDLSTFVTGGFCSAMLANQGADVVKVERPGVGDDNRHSGPPFIEGESPYFWTINYGKRSLELDLKNPEALDALYDLVESADVFVQNYRPGTAERLGVDYDTLRERNDDIVYLAISAFGQTGPWRERPGYDLLVQGMSGIMSVTGEEGRQPAKVGLPMTDLITAMWGAFGVVGALYRRDRTGEGEYIDLGMLDATLPWLTKQAGKVFADESPGRMGTRDPVLAPYQTFETADGYINVACLNQKLWYGLCEALDRPDLAADERFETNADRVEHMDELETELQSTFRERSTDEWMEIIVEDAGIPAGPVYDVEDALDNPQTNARGMVTELDHPDLGSVPVIEHPLNFAHAESGFESPPPLLGEHNREVFEDLGLSESAIDELAEAGVFGDDESSD, from the coding sequence ATGAGTCAGAACAAGATACTCGACGGCGTCACCGTCCTCGACCTCTCCACGTTCGTCACCGGGGGGTTCTGCTCGGCGATGCTCGCGAACCAGGGCGCGGACGTGGTCAAGGTCGAACGCCCCGGCGTCGGCGACGACAACCGCCACTCCGGCCCGCCGTTCATCGAGGGCGAGTCGCCGTACTTCTGGACCATCAACTACGGGAAGCGGAGCCTCGAACTCGACCTGAAGAACCCGGAGGCGCTCGACGCGCTCTACGACCTCGTCGAGTCGGCCGACGTGTTCGTCCAGAACTACCGCCCCGGCACGGCCGAGCGCCTCGGCGTCGACTACGACACCCTCCGCGAACGGAACGACGATATCGTCTACCTCGCCATCTCGGCGTTCGGGCAGACCGGCCCCTGGCGCGAACGGCCGGGCTACGACCTGCTCGTCCAGGGGATGAGCGGCATCATGAGCGTGACCGGCGAGGAGGGTCGCCAGCCCGCGAAGGTCGGGTTGCCGATGACCGACCTCATCACCGCGATGTGGGGGGCGTTCGGCGTCGTCGGCGCGCTCTACCGGCGGGACCGGACGGGCGAGGGCGAGTACATCGACCTCGGGATGCTCGACGCGACGCTCCCGTGGCTCACGAAGCAGGCGGGGAAGGTGTTCGCCGACGAGTCACCGGGACGGATGGGGACGCGCGACCCGGTGCTGGCTCCCTACCAGACGTTCGAGACGGCGGACGGCTACATCAACGTCGCCTGCCTGAACCAGAAGCTCTGGTACGGCCTCTGCGAGGCGCTCGACCGCCCGGACCTCGCCGCCGACGAGCGGTTCGAGACGAACGCCGACCGCGTCGAGCACATGGACGAACTGGAGACCGAACTCCAGTCCACGTTCCGCGAGCGGTCCACCGACGAGTGGATGGAGATAATCGTCGAGGACGCCGGTATCCCCGCCGGGCCAGTGTACGACGTCGAGGACGCGCTGGACAACCCGCAGACCAACGCCCGCGGGATGGTGACCGAACTCGACCACCCGGACCTCGGGTCGGTGCCGGTCATCGAACACCCGCTCAACTTCGCGCACGCGGAGAGCGGGTTCGAGAGTCCGCCGCCGCTGCTCGGCGAACACAACCGCGAGGTGTTCGAGGACCTCGGCCTCTCGGAGTCGGCCATCGACGAACTGGCGGAGGCGGGCGTCTTCGGCGACGACGAATCGAGCGACTAA